The DNA sequence GTATTTAAATAATCTAAGAGCTTGTATAATAGGgtgattcaaaaactttttttcagctagagtccaggacaccccctatttttttttagacttactaatagcattatgcAGCAAAAGTTTCAGCTTCTTACTGAAATTTTAAGACAGCACTCAAtgcccctcaatttaacattagccttagcatagaaaatgtcacaaatttagaaacatttaatttccccagctatttttttgtaaataattattttattgcaatgtatatgcataaatactcgtgtatattataatatatagcgttgttttttcatttcaatgtatttttaaacccCTCTCCCCATACATATGAAGTTTGGAGGCGGGggttgagcactctctttcagttgaaataggaagctaaaattcttccagtatattaccatccacaagtctaaaaatattgaggggtgtcctggtataATATAAGATTCATTAataaacagtaagcaaaataaaataataaagtaaagttaaaacatacaacGTGAATCATAAAACGTAAATTACAAATGTCAATCACAAAGCATTAAGAAATTCTcgattatagttcaacatgagttagtagtaaaaattcaacactaaagagcacCAAAGGCACTGTCCACAATGTTATTAAATCAGTTTAATTTGGAGTAcaaacacataaatatgtattaaacaatatattatttacaaattaattatacACAAGTAGTAAATGTTTCAAACAGAACAATAAtttgactgtttgactccagaaaaaaaaacacaataactcgcattgaaacattttatattataaaaaatacaaaatcccctccccccgccccccgttgacaagtcagtatattttatcatcCTGGTatctaggaaaaacttttttcttttacatgtatttttgaaccaccctatagTATAACCTTGAATTTTCTTATACAAGCTAAATAGCAAAATTAATATATGTTAAATAGTACTTGCATTAGCCCTGATCTCACATTTAACTCATTCATAGTTCAAGgtccttttttctctctctctctctctatctttaAGTATGTATATACTAAATAATGACAATGACTAGCAATGTATGACACATCCGGTCATTATTCTAAAGAATACTGGATTTCATTCATTGCCAGTAACATGTATATGTGTgattaaaacatgtttaaaaatttattaaaatcttcttttatgtgaaagaaataaaatggaaaacGAATAAATACTTTCATGTTTTGAACATGTAAATGATGGCAGATGTAAGCAGTCTGAAGTATACTTATAGAACTTCcctgtaaaaacataaatatattactATATTATGCATTGTAATCAAAGTACAAAATCATTATAAAAAAGAGTCAAGTTAAACGATGCATAGCACATATCATGCATTGGGTCAGGACAATAATATTCAAATACACatgctttaaacaaaatatgacaTATGCTAAATACAAATGAAAGTAATCCAAAGTTTGTTAATTCGAAAACTAAGCTGGAAGGAGCAAAATATACTTagcattattttcaatttatagaTTAAAGTGAAATGTTcagaatttaattttacattgaaCACAAGAAGCAACATGGAAACAGAGGACATTTTATTAATAGACTATGTATCATGTAACTTCATGACTTTTGCCAGGCAATTAAAGATTTTACACCTCAAAggcaaatcaaaattttttgtgaataaatgattaaaatgggatttcagataaattaaaaaaaaacatgcattttgaaacatacagtatgaaaaaaataaagacacagAGGAACATAGCAATGCTACAAGATAGTTATTATGAGAttaatataaattattattgAAGTCTATTTTCCATATTCAGTCACTCTCATTGCTCAATACCAAACGGTGCGACCTTGAGGGTCatggatttggacaaaatttcaTACATAGGTCAATTCCCACAAGGTTTGAGCCCAGATAaagtggtttgactgcataggccatAGTTCGGCTGCAATGGAGGTCCAAAGTTAATAATTTGGACCCAGGATGCAATGGAATTTCcttcaaaattaccatttttatccttttttctgctactgtactgcagtgggagccatttgcatgcttacctttgaattaattatgctggatactaatttttaataagcggttctcaaatttaaattggctactacttttaatttcaataagtaaaataatttactttaactggatatttatcttCTGCTATCAAATATATCCCACATTGAGAAGCAAAAATATGGAACAGGAGAAGAAACTCTGATTTATTGAACAtggcatataaaaaaaaaacaaaaatacaagatcgttaacaacttttcaaataacttagatagtgcctataaataaatacgtgtctcccctccccccatttgCAAACAAAAAATGCCAAAGATGTGGGGAGATCGAACAaagtgtcgaagtctgaaatttcAATGCAAACGCCACTGAATTTCTGaagccaaactagcaactttggaccctcttgcagccgaactagggcctatgcagtcaaaccacttTACCAGCGCTCATGCCTAGTGGGAATGGGCCTGAAGCTAAAATTTTGTCAAATCCATGACCTCAAGGTCGTGCCATTTGGTCGTCACTTTTACtaatttggaaaataataacaaaagcatttttccagcatttatttgaattttgatgtcttgaattcaaattgttttttgtgATCACAAATTGCAATTGGACCCTACTCTTTTGGTTTCTTCTTTCtaaaaatggaatggaatggaaatggccaagaaatttgcacctgtCATAAtatgaatggtgattttctagaataggtaatacgaggcaaaAATAGTGATTAGGATATGGTACTAAAAAGATAACATTTTTATCACTGATACCCACCAGTACACTTATTGCAATGATTATTTACAGCGTTTACTGTTAGGTATtcttatttcttatcaatcttaaatggtgggaattagtaatctggaaattttattttagatcaagttttgctgtttaaattcatatatataggtgtttttttcccgaaaaaacattttatattaaaaaaccctatttttaatgtaaagttttCTTGAGTTAAGCCctgcaaaaaaatatgaataaaatcaaaccagaCGATTTCTAAACATGACGACGAcaattttgctctctaaataaacattaaaatcaaTTGTCATCATCGtaacttgaaaaattaaaacattaactttggtcaagtgaagatAATAAGCAATTAGCAATTGCTCATTAAATTTGCAAAGTATAAAAGGCAAGTAAAACTTCTGATAGTTATTCAGCCATGAATATCACGAGTAATGAGCATCACCTATTtcataagcattaaaaaaaagccttaaaaagGGAAACCAAAAGCTAACCTATGCAAATATGCTAGTATCTTGAGTGTTTCTTCATAGTAGAGAAAATGACTTCCAGTAGTGCATGCAGCTTTCAAAATGCTTGGCCATACACCTTTGTACAAGCCGAGGACGCCTTCTTCGATGAAAATGCATCGAGCACAATGTATCATGCCCCGGTATTTCCTTACAGCTCCAAATGATCTTCTGGCCTCCTCAAATCCTTGAACTTGAATTCTTTTCTTCATTAGGTCTAGAGGATAAATCAGCATTTTGGCAGCAATACCAGAGGCTGCGCCACAAATACTACTTTGAAGagcagctggaaaaaaaaaacatccattggTATTCATGAATAGCACGAAAGATAGAAAAGTTAACACAAATATAATAGTTGGGATAAAAATGCTCATAAAGTTATGCCAGTGAAGATAGTTAGCTTTCTCAAATCAGCATAGGTAGTGACCTAAGGTTTTatagagcagatttttttttttttttttttttttttttaagccattgttttctttttagggttcgaaaagatcatgatacttttgaaaatatcgaaaatatccgatattttgatatatatcggatattttgatatatatccgatattttcaatcagcaaaaaactgaagtcttcaaaatagtaaatgtgtcctcaaatcactctttattttcttatattattattacaatatgtagacttaaaattaaggtttctttcattttttaatctaatatttcattttacatttttatcaattttaacggagttaatttagcattagctgttttactcatttttttttctgttagctacttttacacagttatatgattcagaaataaaaaatatgcatctgtcgctgcacagtcataagacatttctttttttctgatcaacatgtaacatttaattaggcacttttaatatgaatcaaaattgtaacattaCTGATAATTgaatgaacataaaataaaaagaatacttTGCaacattaatgatgtattaatactcATTAAAATGCAgtacaaaactttttatttatttttaataataaatgaacaatattactgtgaatgatgtaatttttatattgaaaatatggtagttgaaaaaataaatatcaaaaatatcatgatattttcaaaataaatattggatatatatcatgatatatatcgactaaTATTATATCGGTGAACTCTgtattctttttaattaattttacaaaaaaaaaaaactgctgttctttcactattaaaaaaatcattcaaacatGACATTGCATGTTCATAAACCTTTTgaatttagcattatttttaaataagttcaTATAGTTCTGAAAAACAAATCCTGCATCgtgctttcaataaatttcattttttttacaagttcagCAATGTTATACactttgttttcattaaaaaaaaaaacttttacttcaaGACATATCAGAACCATTCCATGTGACAGAACAGGACATTTGGAGTAGTTTTGTCAGTAGAATTCGtctcataaatacaaataaaacaagttagaaactttatttttgacaGAACAGTAAAGATTTGGAATAATAATAATGTAGAACAACgaaagcttttgtttttaaataaaataattgaagaatatgCAATAAAAGCCCATGACAGAACGAGACTCCTATGAGTCCCGTTTGATCGAAGTCATCTTATCCGAGGAGATTgctaaattattttcttcaaaatgattACCTTGTAACATGCTACATAGTTCTTGTTCTTATGACAAACTTTTACTGTtgctattaaaaagaaaatttttagatggttttatttgtatttatgaaacaaaatctacTTGCAAACCTATTTCAAATGTCCCATTCCATCTTGAATACACATGAAATATTAGTGGGAAAtacttttagaaaattttcacatCCTAAACAGAAAaagatctatttatttatttaatttttatttattttttttttaatgtttttccaaacattttttctttttgctcaaaaatgtGTTCTAAAATGGAAGattctcaatttaaaaaagaacacaTGACACGCTGCAAAGTTTGTAAAACTTTTAttctgaaaacaaaatgaaattgcaTTACTAATTACACTTGCGAAACATCGATCTTACTTTGagctaaattttaacaaaaaacttACACGAACGGTTGGAATCTGAAGAAAAAGCATAAACCCACATTCCTTGGAATACTTTGTAGAATGCAAACTGTGCTCCTGCATTGGGCATTATCTGTACTAATGTGGGAGTCAGTCCTTTGTAAAAACTTCCAGGCCCCTCATGCTTCAGCATTAGTTTGACAGCATGAAATACACTTCTGTAAGTCTTAAATGGTTTGAAAATAACACATTATTTGATGTCTAAAATCTTAGAAGAATTAGCATAAGAATCTACAATATGTAGGAACTTGACATTTTTGACAtagcacaaaagaaaaaatttcaggtATTCTACTTTCAGAACATTTCAAACAAGTATAATATACACTAATCAGGGACAGTCTGAAGTTGTATACTTTACGCAACatgataaaatgataaataaaaagagaaaaaccttTGATTAATTTAAGGCTTTCTTTTATgagatatttaataaaaattttgcactatttagaaaatttaaaaaatagcaataacaataaacaattcatttgaaagaaaaattcatctTTGACTTTATATCTGTAAGTTTCACTGTGAACACAGAC is a window from the Uloborus diversus isolate 005 chromosome 6, Udiv.v.3.1, whole genome shotgun sequence genome containing:
- the LOC129224731 gene encoding mitochondrial thiamine pyrophosphate carrier-like, giving the protein MVGFERTSAKYKFHELDYMLAGAVSGFATRTLFQPLDVIKIRFQLQIEPIDGQSGCSKYKGLSHAFKCILREEGAQALWKGIVPAQFLSTTFGAFQFLAFEIFTQQAQIVLPDKVLSDGKPVINFVCGAMAGFIATTGSFPFDVLRTRLVAQGEPKTYRSVFHAVKLMLKHEGPGSFYKGLTPTLVQIMPNAGAQFAFYKVFQGMWVYAFSSDSNRSSALQSSICGAASGIAAKMLIYPLDLMKKRIQVQGFEEARRSFGAVRKYRGMIHCARCIFIEEGVLGLYKGVWPSILKAACTTGSHFLYYEETLKILAYLHREVL